From Gigantopelta aegis isolate Gae_Host chromosome 11, Gae_host_genome, whole genome shotgun sequence, the proteins below share one genomic window:
- the LOC121385215 gene encoding DAZ-associated protein 2-like isoform X2 produces the protein MKTSRLVFLEHCISGVEKPYLHVPTLTQTIGPKQSQPPPYTNAQPAAQSMPMAPPAAPLPTNVPGAYPQAQYQQFQPPVVMAGNIYDSGARFDGVAQPSIPPPPPGYAPSGAQMAAMHGNAVVGTQQQAGWLTGGSGGGMTLW, from the exons ATGAAAACATCTAGACTTGTGTTTTTAGAGCACTGCATAAGTGGTGTGGAAAAACCATATTTACACGTGCCTACACTAACACAGACTATCG GTCCCAAGCAGAGTCAACCACCTCCGTACACAAATGCCCAACCTGCTGCCCAGTCTATGCCCATGGCTCCCCCAGCAGCACCGCTGCCAACCAATGTACCG GGTGCCTACCCACAAGCTCAATACCAACAGTTTCAACCTCCGGTAGTGATGGCAGGAAACATCTACGACTCGGGAGCACGATTCGATGGAGTAGCCCAACCCTCCATACCG CCTCCGCCCCCCGGGTATGCTCCATCCGGTGCTCAGATGGCTGCAATGCATGGAAATGCAGTTGTTGGAACGCAGCAGCAAGCCGGTTGGTTAACCGGAGGATCTGGGGGAGGAATGACGCTTTGGTGA